Proteins encoded in a region of the Corynebacterium genitalium ATCC 33030 genome:
- a CDS encoding PfkB family carbohydrate kinase, with amino-acid sequence MLKLSEDEVGFLGDTSNVPVVVTTSSNGIRVRAPFGQCSVAQHDVHVVDTIGAGDTVMAALVHQFDRRGFGRDDLLNLNDSEWREFLNFAAFAASITVSRAGADTPYARELEHLIQ; translated from the coding sequence GTGCTGAAGCTGTCCGAGGACGAGGTTGGATTCCTCGGTGATACATCCAACGTCCCCGTCGTGGTGACCACGTCCTCGAACGGCATTCGCGTGCGCGCTCCGTTTGGCCAGTGCTCCGTCGCACAGCACGATGTCCACGTTGTAGACACCATTGGCGCCGGTGACACCGTGATGGCCGCGCTGGTGCACCAGTTCGACCGGCGTGGCTTTGGCCGCGACGACCTGCTGAATTTGAACGACAGCGAGTGGCGGGAATTCCTCAATTTCGCCGCTTTCGCCGCATCGATCACGGTGTCCCGAGCAGGCGCAGACACACCCTACGCGCGCGAACTCGAGCACCTCATTCAATGA